In Nevskia ramosa DSM 11499, the genomic window GCTGGCCATGCGTTGGCTGATCGATGCTGCTCGCGCCCGTGGCGAAAAGAGCATGGCCGATCGTCTGGCTGGCGAATTGCTGGATGCTTCCGAGCACCGCGGCGCTGCCGTCAAGAAGCGCGAAGACACCCACAAGATGGCTGAGGCCAACAAGGCCTTCGCACATTTCCGCTGGTAAGTGACGCTTGCCGGTTCTCCGGCAAACCGCTGCTCCCGCTCTCCTATCTGTAATGAAGCCGCGATAGATTTCGCGGCTTCGCTTTCAAGACCCGAGGTTTTCCGTGGCCCGCACTACGCCTATCGAGCGCTACCGCAATATCGGTATTTCCGCTCACATCGACGCCGGCAAGACGACGACGACCGAGCGCGTGCTGTTCTACACCGGCGTCAATCACAAGATTGGCGAAGTGCATGACGGCGCCGCGACGATGGACTGGATGGAACAGGAACAGGAGCGCGGCATCACGATCACGTCGGCCGCGACGACCTGCTTCTGGAAGGGCATGGGCGCGCAGTTCGATCTGCATCGCGTCAACATCATCGATACCCCGGGACACGTCGACTTCACGATCGAAGTCGAGCGTTCGATGCGCGTGCTCGACGGCGCCTGCATGCTGTATTGCGCGGTCGGCGGCGTGCAGCCGCAGTCGGAAACCGTCTGGCGCCAGGCCACGAAGTACAAGGTTCCGCGCATCGCGTTCGTCAACAAGATGGACCGTTCGGGCGCGAACTTCTTCAAGGTCGTCGAGCAGATGAAGAAGCGGCTCAACGCCAACCCGGTGCCGATCCAGATTCCGATCGGTGCGGAAGAAGGTTTCCAGGGCGTTGTCGATCTCGTCAAGATGAAGGCCATTCTCTGGAATGAGGCCGACAAGGGCGTGACCTTCGAGTACGGCGAGATTCCGGCCGAGCTCGTCGACCTGGCCAACGAATGGCACGAGAAGATGGTCGAAGCCGCCGCTGAGTCCAGCGACGAGCTGATGAACAAGTACCTCGAAGGCGAGACGCTGACCGAGGAAGAGATCAAGGGCGGCATCCGTGCGCGGACGCTGAAGCTTGAAATCTTCCCGATGCTCTGCGGCTCGGCGTTCAAGAACAAGGGCGTTCAGGCGATGCTCGATGCCGTCATCGAGTACCTGCCGGCGCCGACCGATGTGCCGCCGATCGAGGCGCACGACACCGACGACTACGAGAAGATCATCGAGCGCACCGCCGATGACGGCCAGCCGTTTTCGGCGCTCGGCTTCAAGATCATGACCGATCCGTTCGTCGGCACCCTGACCTTCATCCGCGTCTATTCGGGCGTGCTGAAGAAGGGCGACAGCGTCTACAACTCGCGCAGCGGCAAGACCGAACGTATCGGCCGCTTGGTGCAGATGCATGCGAACAATCGCGAAGAAATCGATGAAGTGCGCGCCGGCGACATCGCCGCCTGCATCGGTCTGAAGGACGTCTACACCGGCACCACGCTGGCTGCGCAGAACGCGCCGGTCGTGCTGGAACGCATGATCTTCCCGGAGCCGGTGATTTCGCAGGCTGTGGAACCGAAGACCAAGGTCGACCAGGAAAAGATGGGCATCGCGCTCAATCGTCTTGCCCAGGAAGATCCGTCGTTCCGCGTCCGTACCGACGAAGAAACGGGTCAG contains:
- the fusA gene encoding elongation factor G, with amino-acid sequence MARTTPIERYRNIGISAHIDAGKTTTTERVLFYTGVNHKIGEVHDGAATMDWMEQEQERGITITSAATTCFWKGMGAQFDLHRVNIIDTPGHVDFTIEVERSMRVLDGACMLYCAVGGVQPQSETVWRQATKYKVPRIAFVNKMDRSGANFFKVVEQMKKRLNANPVPIQIPIGAEEGFQGVVDLVKMKAILWNEADKGVTFEYGEIPAELVDLANEWHEKMVEAAAESSDELMNKYLEGETLTEEEIKGGIRARTLKLEIFPMLCGSAFKNKGVQAMLDAVIEYLPAPTDVPPIEAHDTDDYEKIIERTADDGQPFSALGFKIMTDPFVGTLTFIRVYSGVLKKGDSVYNSRSGKTERIGRLVQMHANNREEIDEVRAGDIAACIGLKDVYTGTTLAAQNAPVVLERMIFPEPVISQAVEPKTKVDQEKMGIALNRLAQEDPSFRVRTDEETGQTVIAGMGELHLEIIVDRMKREFKVEANVGPPMVAYRETLRRTVEAEGKFVRQSGGRGQYGHCWIKIEPQEPGAGYEFVNGIVGGVVPKEYVPAIDKGIVEAMKNGVVAGYPVVDIKVTVFDGSYHDVDSNEMAFKVAGSMAFKEGAQKASPVILEPIMAVEVETPEDYMGDVMGDLNRRRGVILGMDDVGGVKALKAEVPLAEMFQYSTTLRSMSQGRATYTMEFKKYQETPANVAAALAKKS